Proteins encoded in a region of the Cupriavidus pauculus genome:
- a CDS encoding YybH family protein has protein sequence MSPYSLSTTPEGIVDSLLAHINSLNVDVMLEFYDPEGMLIDAAGVPQIGREAIAVELEKYFQLGLKMQIVQRHLFVAGDIASLVLDWSLIGKALDGQTVHMVATANDIARRGADGYWRYLIDNPFGTQLRMLGAA, from the coding sequence ATGTCACCCTATTCCCTGTCCACAACGCCAGAAGGCATTGTTGATTCGCTGCTTGCCCACATCAACTCCCTAAATGTGGACGTAATGCTCGAGTTTTACGATCCCGAAGGGATGCTAATCGACGCGGCAGGTGTACCGCAGATCGGACGCGAGGCCATTGCCGTGGAACTGGAGAAGTATTTCCAGCTCGGCCTGAAGATGCAAATTGTCCAAAGGCATCTGTTCGTGGCAGGCGACATTGCTTCACTTGTACTCGACTGGTCTCTCATTGGAAAGGCGCTCGACGGCCAAACCGTGCATATGGTGGCCACTGCGAATGACATTGCACGCCGTGGAGCAGACGGCTACTGGCGGTACCTGATCGACAATCCGTTCGGAACGCAATTGCGCATGCTGGGCGCAGCTTGA
- the ada gene encoding bifunctional DNA-binding transcriptional regulator/O6-methylguanine-DNA methyltransferase Ada, whose amino-acid sequence MKSKPPDLTESIASIDCRSDLSATARDPRWQLVLKRDASVDGRFWCSVSTTGVYCRPSCPSRHARPEHVRIHDTLEEARATGCRPCRRCDPDGPTLRSRNARLVAEVCRMIEQRIDRDNAEPALATLAANVNRSTRYLHHLFKSLTGLTPKAYAAAHRAMKLRGSLEHSESVTESLYEAGFNSSGRFYENATRMLGMTPTSYRAGGKNEEIHFALGQCSLGAILVAASRKGIVSILLGDDAEALLQGLQDRFPQAHLIGADQEFEALVANVVGMIEQPAIDKNLPLDIRGTAFQQRVWQVLRKIPVGSTLSYAQVARLVGTDVSELDIASACAGNPLAVAIPCHRVVRTDGRFWGYAWGIDRKQALLDRERCTHVQS is encoded by the coding sequence ATGAAGTCCAAACCGCCCGACCTAACCGAATCGATTGCTAGCATTGATTGTCGTTCCGATCTATCAGCCACCGCGCGCGATCCTCGCTGGCAGTTGGTGCTGAAGCGAGACGCGTCTGTGGACGGGCGGTTTTGGTGCTCCGTCAGCACCACGGGAGTGTATTGCCGTCCGTCTTGTCCGAGCCGACATGCGCGCCCGGAGCATGTACGCATACACGACACACTTGAAGAGGCTCGAGCGACGGGCTGTCGGCCTTGTCGCCGCTGCGACCCAGACGGTCCAACCCTGCGCAGTCGCAATGCCCGATTGGTTGCAGAGGTTTGTCGCATGATCGAACAGCGTATCGATCGGGACAATGCCGAACCAGCGTTGGCAACGCTAGCTGCGAACGTGAACAGAAGCACTCGTTACCTGCATCATCTCTTCAAATCACTCACGGGACTGACGCCCAAGGCCTATGCCGCAGCCCATCGCGCGATGAAGTTACGAGGCTCCCTGGAACATTCGGAAAGCGTGACCGAGTCTCTCTACGAGGCTGGGTTCAACTCGAGCGGTCGCTTCTACGAGAACGCGACTCGCATGCTGGGGATGACGCCCACGAGCTATCGCGCGGGAGGCAAGAATGAAGAGATTCATTTCGCCTTGGGACAGTGCTCCCTAGGCGCAATCCTCGTGGCTGCCAGTCGCAAGGGAATCGTATCCATCCTTCTGGGCGATGATGCCGAAGCTCTCTTGCAAGGTTTGCAGGATCGCTTTCCTCAAGCCCATCTGATCGGTGCCGATCAAGAGTTTGAAGCGTTGGTGGCAAACGTCGTCGGTATGATCGAGCAGCCCGCTATCGACAAGAACCTCCCCCTCGATATTCGAGGCACCGCTTTCCAACAGCGTGTTTGGCAAGTGCTTCGCAAAATTCCGGTGGGAAGCACACTGAGCTATGCGCAGGTCGCGCGCCTCGTTGGAACTGACGTGTCGGAGCTTGATATTGCCAGCGCTTGCGCTGGCAACCCGCTAGCCGTTGCGATCCCTTGCCATCGCGTAGTCAGAACTGATGGAAGGTTTTGGGGCTATGCATGGGGCATTGACCGCAAGCAGGCGCTGCTTGACCGTGAACGTTGCACTCACGTGCAATCGTGA
- a CDS encoding carboxymuconolactone decarboxylase family protein, whose translation MTRMNWQETAPDGAKALFGIHHYVTKKTNLPEELVHLVFLRVSQINGCAHCIDMHSRDLRKTMSVDKITLVPVWDEVAHLFTDQERAALAWSEEVTRVSETHASDEAYAAAAAAFSPKDLVDLTIAIAAMNAFNRLGAPFRVPVAAVA comes from the coding sequence ATGACCCGCATGAACTGGCAAGAGACCGCACCGGACGGCGCAAAGGCGCTTTTTGGTATCCACCACTACGTCACGAAGAAGACGAATCTCCCCGAGGAACTTGTCCACCTCGTGTTTCTCCGCGTCTCGCAAATCAACGGGTGCGCGCATTGCATCGACATGCATAGCCGCGATCTCAGAAAAACCATGTCCGTCGACAAAATTACGCTGGTGCCAGTGTGGGATGAGGTTGCGCACTTGTTCACCGATCAGGAGCGTGCCGCGCTGGCCTGGTCTGAGGAAGTCACGCGTGTCAGCGAAACGCATGCATCGGATGAAGCCTATGCCGCTGCTGCGGCGGCATTTTCGCCGAAGGACCTGGTTGACCTCACGATCGCCATCGCCGCGATGAACGCGTTCAATCGTCTCGGTGCGCCTTTCCGGGTGCCTGTTGCTGCCGTGGCGTAA
- a CDS encoding PLP-dependent aminotransferase family protein: MNQPNSPAALSILVDRAIAEPIGDQIHASLRQAIVEGRLVPGQRLPSGRDLAAQLGVARGTVRVAYDRLIAENLVFGAGSSGTHVCARLPAERADGEASLDGPLADFTRPFSSAPLPFQMGVPAHDAFPAKLWARMRTRAVRADAFAYTAYADPRGEPALRAQIASHLAVSRQMQCHPDQVIVTSGYRQSLMLALTALRAHGRKAWLEEPGYPLGRRALEIIGAAVIPVPVDADGLRVEAGVASAPDALLALVTPGQHAPLGVTLSPARRHALLDWAATRGAWIIEDDYLGELQLEGRAAPALAAGEGAECVVHIGAFSKTISPGLGLGFVVAPRSVAERLVEVAAVLSPAPNRTTQLAVTEFLRNGHYLRHLRQMKALYAERRRLTLAHVNKFLPGTMMAGLGVIAPLPQTADDRMVVGIARAHGLAPSALSAWYLRRSNAQGGLLLSATNLRPDNIETVCATLACIVASSSRSPHESNGRQRGVERPLSRNIDGR, from the coding sequence ATGAATCAACCGAATTCGCCCGCTGCGCTGTCCATCCTGGTGGACCGTGCCATCGCCGAGCCGATCGGCGACCAGATCCATGCGAGCCTGCGCCAGGCAATCGTCGAGGGCCGGCTCGTACCCGGACAGCGCCTGCCTTCCGGCCGGGACCTCGCTGCGCAACTTGGCGTCGCCCGCGGCACCGTCCGCGTGGCCTACGATCGGTTGATCGCCGAGAATCTGGTATTCGGTGCAGGCTCCTCGGGCACACACGTTTGCGCGCGGCTGCCCGCGGAGCGAGCGGATGGCGAGGCTTCCCTTGACGGGCCTCTAGCGGATTTCACCCGCCCATTTTCGAGCGCCCCGCTTCCATTCCAGATGGGCGTACCGGCCCACGACGCATTCCCAGCCAAGCTCTGGGCCCGCATGCGCACGCGTGCCGTACGCGCCGATGCCTTCGCTTACACGGCCTATGCCGATCCGCGCGGCGAACCTGCCCTGCGAGCCCAGATCGCGAGCCACCTGGCCGTAAGCCGGCAGATGCAATGTCATCCCGATCAGGTCATCGTCACCAGCGGATACCGGCAAAGCCTGATGCTGGCACTGACCGCACTGCGCGCGCATGGACGCAAGGCGTGGCTCGAGGAGCCAGGCTATCCACTGGGAAGACGCGCGCTGGAAATCATCGGTGCAGCGGTCATACCCGTACCTGTCGATGCCGATGGGCTGCGAGTGGAGGCTGGCGTCGCCAGCGCGCCAGATGCTTTGCTGGCGTTGGTCACGCCGGGCCAGCATGCCCCGCTCGGCGTGACCCTGTCGCCGGCACGAAGGCATGCGCTGCTCGACTGGGCGGCGACAAGGGGTGCCTGGATCATCGAAGACGACTATCTCGGAGAACTACAGCTCGAAGGCCGCGCCGCACCGGCCCTTGCTGCAGGCGAAGGTGCCGAGTGTGTGGTTCACATCGGCGCGTTCAGCAAGACGATCAGCCCGGGGCTCGGCCTGGGTTTCGTCGTTGCCCCACGCTCAGTGGCGGAGCGTCTGGTTGAGGTAGCCGCCGTGTTGTCCCCAGCTCCGAACCGGACCACCCAATTGGCGGTGACGGAGTTTCTGAGGAATGGACACTACCTGCGGCACCTGCGACAGATGAAGGCGCTCTATGCGGAGCGCCGACGCCTGACGCTGGCGCATGTCAACAAGTTTCTGCCGGGCACCATGATGGCGGGCCTGGGGGTGATCGCACCGCTGCCACAAACCGCCGACGACCGCATGGTTGTCGGCATTGCCCGGGCGCATGGCCTCGCGCCTTCGGCACTCTCCGCCTGGTACCTTCGCCGCAGCAACGCACAAGGTGGCTTGCTACTCAGCGCGACAAACCTCCGCCCAGACAACATCGAGACCGTCTGCGCGACGCTTGCGTGTATCGTTGCGTCATCAAGTCGTAGCCCACATGAGTCCAACGGTCGCCAACGCGGCGTCGAACGTCCGCTTTCTAGAAATATCGACGGCCGCTAA
- a CDS encoding SDR family NAD(P)-dependent oxidoreductase, with the protein MTRKLEGKIALVTGASEGIGFSIAQHFAEQGARVFLTGRRQAQLDAAVERIGHGVVGIRGDVGNLDDLDHLYREIQVQAGRLDIVVANAAVYEFGKFGDISETHFDKIFDINVRGTLFSVQKALPLLVDGGSVILVGSIASNKGYDQFSVYNASKSAIRSFARGWTNDLRDRKIRVNSLAPGHTQTPGLDVLITPEHKAQMIAVAPLDRLATGDDLAKAALFLASDDSAFITGVELYVDGGAAQV; encoded by the coding sequence ATGACTCGTAAGCTTGAAGGAAAAATCGCCCTGGTCACGGGCGCTAGTGAAGGCATTGGATTCTCGATCGCTCAGCATTTCGCAGAACAAGGGGCGCGCGTGTTTTTGACCGGTCGCCGTCAGGCACAACTCGATGCGGCCGTCGAGAGGATCGGGCACGGTGTCGTCGGCATTCGCGGCGATGTTGGCAATCTCGACGACCTCGATCACCTCTATCGCGAGATCCAGGTTCAGGCGGGAAGGCTCGACATCGTTGTGGCCAATGCCGCTGTGTATGAGTTCGGTAAGTTTGGGGATATCTCCGAAACCCATTTCGACAAGATCTTCGATATCAACGTACGGGGCACGCTGTTCTCGGTACAGAAGGCACTTCCCTTGCTGGTCGACGGTGGATCGGTCATCCTCGTCGGCTCGATCGCCTCGAACAAGGGGTATGACCAGTTCTCTGTCTACAACGCGTCGAAGAGCGCCATCCGTTCGTTTGCGCGAGGCTGGACCAACGACCTGCGTGACCGCAAGATCCGCGTCAATTCGCTGGCGCCTGGCCACACGCAGACGCCGGGTCTTGATGTGCTGATCACGCCCGAGCATAAGGCGCAGATGATCGCCGTTGCGCCGTTGGATCGCCTTGCAACCGGCGATGATCTCGCTAAGGCAGCACTGTTCCTCGCGTCTGACGATAGCGCCTTCATCACGGGCGTCGAACTTTACGTTGACGGCGGCGCCGCGCAAGTCTGA
- a CDS encoding LysR family transcriptional regulator yields MIENLAALRVFVRVARKRSFSAGARDMNLPQPTVSRMIAALEREIGTPLLTRTTRAVVLTDAGIEFLSRVESILAQLDEAEQAARGTHALRGVLRVGTSASFASRELLPALPVFRARHPQLSIELLVDDYRQDLVTENVDVAFRFGVLPNSSAMARRLAVWPCILVASPVYLAHRGMPATPADLGAHEVIVGPAPAGRTWTFTQGGKQVSVEVKGSLAVTNAEVGIQAALAGQGIVAAASHAFEPDLSEGRLIQLLPSWQMAMLELNAVFAAGKRARPAAKALADHIAGRLTT; encoded by the coding sequence ATGATCGAGAACCTGGCCGCATTGAGAGTCTTCGTTCGCGTTGCGCGAAAAAGGAGCTTCTCCGCTGGCGCGCGGGACATGAATCTGCCGCAGCCTACCGTGTCGCGCATGATCGCCGCACTCGAGCGCGAGATCGGTACGCCGCTGTTGACACGCACCACACGCGCCGTGGTCCTGACTGATGCTGGCATCGAGTTTCTCTCGCGCGTGGAGTCGATCCTCGCGCAACTCGATGAAGCCGAGCAGGCCGCGCGCGGTACGCATGCGCTGCGGGGTGTGCTACGCGTTGGCACGTCGGCAAGCTTCGCGTCCCGTGAACTCTTGCCGGCGTTGCCAGTATTCCGTGCGCGTCACCCACAGTTGTCGATCGAGTTGCTCGTCGATGACTATCGGCAAGACCTGGTCACCGAGAACGTAGATGTGGCATTCCGCTTCGGTGTGTTGCCCAACTCCTCGGCGATGGCGCGCAGGCTGGCCGTGTGGCCATGCATTCTGGTGGCAAGTCCCGTATATCTTGCCCACCGCGGAATGCCGGCGACGCCAGCCGATCTAGGAGCGCATGAAGTCATTGTCGGCCCGGCGCCGGCAGGGCGAACCTGGACTTTCACGCAGGGCGGAAAGCAGGTGTCGGTCGAAGTGAAAGGTAGCCTGGCCGTGACGAATGCCGAGGTTGGCATCCAAGCCGCGCTGGCCGGGCAAGGCATCGTGGCGGCGGCCTCGCATGCATTCGAACCCGATTTATCAGAAGGCCGACTCATCCAGCTATTGCCCTCCTGGCAGATGGCCATGCTCGAACTTAATGCTGTATTTGCTGCGGGCAAGCGTGCACGGCCTGCAGCCAAGGCGCTTGCCGATCATATCGCAGGGCGACTCACGACGTGA
- a CDS encoding UBP-type zinc finger domain-containing protein, whose protein sequence is MHARAHFEETGHPIIEGYDPPEGWGWCYIDQEVVALPDQTPQRGPIPRFV, encoded by the coding sequence ATGCATGCCCGCGCGCATTTCGAGGAGACTGGACATCCAATCATCGAGGGTTATGATCCCCCTGAGGGTTGGGGGTGGTGCTACATCGATCAGGAAGTGGTCGCGCTCCCGGACCAGACGCCGCAGCGAGGACCCATCCCGCGATTCGTCTGA
- a CDS encoding alcohol dehydrogenase catalytic domain-containing protein: MAASGNRVITFMGPMKMELQTFDYPKLITPTGKKAEHGAILKIVTTNICGSDQHIYRGRFAAPKGMVMGHEMTGEVIEVGKGVEYIKVGDLCSVPFNVSCGRCRNCKERHTDVCMNVNDAVDCGAYGFNLGGWQGGQSDYLMVPYADWNLLPFPDKDQAMEKIRDLTLLSDILPTGFHGLMEAGARVGSTVYIAGAGPVGRCAAAGARLIGASCIIVADSNRERLDLVKNNGCEIVDLTSDTPVPDQIEAILGKREVDCGVDCVGLEAHGSGPEANNEHSEAVINTLIQPVGAPSIVSNLRSRWLLRCLASHACPRAFRGDWTSNHRGL; encoded by the coding sequence ATGGCTGCGAGCGGCAATCGCGTAATCACGTTCATGGGTCCGATGAAGATGGAGCTTCAGACCTTCGACTATCCAAAGCTGATCACCCCGACGGGCAAGAAAGCCGAACACGGCGCCATCCTCAAGATCGTGACGACGAACATCTGTGGCAGCGACCAACACATCTACCGGGGCCGCTTTGCCGCGCCCAAGGGGATGGTGATGGGTCACGAGATGACGGGGGAGGTCATCGAGGTCGGGAAGGGGGTCGAGTACATCAAGGTGGGCGACCTGTGCTCGGTGCCGTTCAACGTCTCCTGCGGGCGTTGTCGCAATTGCAAGGAGCGGCACACCGATGTGTGCATGAACGTCAACGACGCCGTCGATTGCGGCGCGTATGGCTTCAATCTCGGCGGCTGGCAGGGCGGCCAGTCCGACTACCTCATGGTGCCTTACGCCGACTGGAACCTGCTGCCTTTCCCGGACAAGGATCAGGCGATGGAGAAGATCCGCGATCTCACGCTGCTGTCGGACATCCTGCCGACTGGCTTCCATGGCCTGATGGAGGCTGGGGCCAGAGTCGGCTCGACGGTCTATATCGCCGGGGCCGGGCCCGTGGGCCGGTGTGCCGCGGCGGGGGCCCGCCTGATCGGCGCGTCCTGCATCATCGTGGCCGATAGTAATCGGGAGCGGCTGGACCTGGTGAAGAACAATGGTTGCGAGATTGTCGATCTCACCAGCGACACGCCGGTGCCCGACCAGATCGAAGCGATCCTGGGCAAGCGGGAAGTCGATTGCGGCGTGGATTGCGTCGGGCTCGAAGCGCACGGCAGCGGCCCGGAGGCGAACAACGAGCACTCGGAGGCGGTCATCAACACGCTGATTCAGCCCGTGGGTGCACCTTCGATTGTGTCGAATCTGCGGTCACGTTGGCTGCTGCGATGCCTCGCCTCTCATGCATGCCCGCGCGCATTTCGAGGAGACTGGACATCCAATCATCGAGGGTTATGA
- a CDS encoding alkene reductase, whose amino-acid sequence MPDKEAGPLYKLFKPIKVGPYKLPHRVVMGPLTRSRALRPGNIPSQLNACYYAQRATAALIVSEATQVSMQGQGYAWTPGIHSPAQVEGWRLVADAVHEAQGLMFMQLWHVGRISHPSLQPDEMLPVAPCALQPKAEAFIENERGEGVIAPCVKPRALQPEEMPYVVRQYFRGARNAKAAGMDGVEVHGANGYLLDQFLLSGTNSRADEYGGSIERRARLLLEVVETVCEVWGPDRVGVRLSPLGTFNDMHDDDPEATFSYVVEKLNRYGLAYLHIVNPALASTGEDVAAIERAKRMSQMIRRTYRGVLMVAGGFDGRDAEKWIEDGNADLIAFGRLFIANPDLPERLRLHAALNSPDPTTFYGGGERGYTDYPTLAQERGESPRSVTDGRWR is encoded by the coding sequence ATGCCCGATAAGGAAGCCGGCCCCCTGTACAAGCTGTTCAAGCCTATAAAGGTCGGCCCGTACAAGCTGCCTCATCGCGTCGTGATGGGTCCGTTGACGCGTTCGCGCGCACTCCGGCCGGGCAACATTCCGTCGCAGCTCAACGCTTGCTATTACGCCCAACGCGCGACGGCCGCGCTCATCGTCAGCGAGGCGACCCAGGTATCGATGCAGGGGCAGGGCTATGCATGGACGCCGGGCATACACAGCCCGGCGCAGGTCGAAGGCTGGCGGCTCGTGGCGGACGCCGTGCACGAGGCGCAAGGGCTGATGTTCATGCAGCTGTGGCACGTAGGACGGATCTCGCACCCGTCGCTGCAACCCGATGAGATGCTGCCCGTCGCGCCCTGCGCGCTCCAGCCGAAAGCCGAGGCGTTCATCGAGAACGAGCGGGGCGAAGGGGTCATCGCGCCTTGCGTCAAGCCTCGCGCACTGCAGCCCGAAGAGATGCCGTATGTCGTGCGCCAGTACTTCCGCGGTGCGCGCAACGCGAAGGCCGCGGGCATGGATGGCGTCGAGGTCCATGGCGCGAACGGTTATCTGCTCGACCAGTTCCTGCTGTCGGGCACGAACAGCCGCGCGGACGAATACGGCGGATCGATCGAGCGCCGGGCCAGGTTGTTGCTCGAGGTCGTCGAGACGGTTTGCGAAGTGTGGGGGCCAGACAGAGTGGGCGTCAGGCTCTCGCCGCTTGGCACCTTCAACGACATGCACGATGACGATCCGGAGGCCACCTTCTCTTACGTCGTGGAGAAGCTGAATCGATACGGCCTGGCTTACTTGCACATCGTGAACCCCGCGTTGGCGTCGACGGGAGAGGATGTGGCCGCCATCGAGCGCGCGAAACGCATGAGCCAGATGATACGCCGCACGTATCGCGGTGTGCTGATGGTCGCCGGCGGGTTCGACGGGCGCGATGCGGAAAAATGGATCGAGGATGGCAACGCGGATCTGATTGCGTTCGGACGATTGTTCATTGCCAACCCCGACCTGCCTGAACGCTTGCGGCTACACGCGGCGCTCAATTCGCCGGATCCCACCACCTTCTACGGCGGCGGCGAGCGCGGATATACCGACTATCCGACGCTCGCGCAGGAGCGCGGGGAATCCCCTCGCTCCGTCACCGACGGGCGCTGGAGGTAG
- a CDS encoding LLM class oxidoreductase: MFQPSTVPYQRHRGFERAFSPGTLSLGLFFPIEAFEGDRPTMLNQVALAKRAEAAGFAALWFRDVPLRDPSFGDVGQVFDPWVYMGFIAAHTSNIALGTASIVLPLRNPLHTAKAVASVDQLSHGRLLLGVASGDRPVEFPAFNIDPEKRADIFRERIAVIRQVQRTSFEPVRWSEGELIGADLIPKPTTNEIPLFVTGHSRQSLDWIARHSCGWITYPRPPHLQRTSVDKWRQEVIAQSGSVYKPFMQSLYVDLDASPTAAPSPIHLGFRLGRSHLIDLLDVLQAIGVDHVILNLKYGGRGAAEVVEELGTHVVPRFPARNATGAGADTRVW; the protein is encoded by the coding sequence ATGTTCCAGCCCAGTACTGTTCCTTACCAGCGGCATCGGGGTTTCGAACGTGCCTTCTCGCCAGGGACGCTCAGCCTTGGATTGTTTTTTCCCATTGAAGCGTTCGAGGGAGATCGGCCAACGATGCTCAACCAGGTCGCGCTGGCCAAGCGAGCCGAGGCGGCCGGTTTTGCGGCGTTATGGTTTCGCGATGTGCCACTGAGAGATCCGAGCTTTGGCGATGTGGGCCAGGTGTTCGATCCGTGGGTCTATATGGGATTTATCGCCGCCCACACTTCGAACATCGCCCTCGGCACGGCGTCGATCGTGCTACCGCTGCGCAATCCCCTCCATACGGCCAAGGCGGTCGCGAGCGTCGATCAACTGAGTCATGGCCGGCTGCTTCTGGGGGTGGCCTCCGGCGATCGCCCAGTCGAGTTCCCGGCATTCAACATCGACCCGGAAAAGCGAGCCGATATCTTCCGCGAAAGGATAGCGGTGATCCGACAGGTGCAGCGCACGAGCTTCGAGCCCGTGCGCTGGAGCGAAGGCGAGCTGATCGGGGCCGACCTGATTCCAAAGCCCACGACGAACGAGATTCCGCTGTTCGTGACCGGGCATAGCCGCCAATCGCTCGACTGGATCGCCAGGCACAGCTGTGGGTGGATCACTTATCCCCGCCCGCCTCACCTCCAGCGAACGAGCGTCGACAAATGGCGGCAGGAAGTGATCGCGCAATCCGGTAGCGTGTACAAGCCGTTCATGCAGTCGCTGTATGTCGACCTCGATGCATCGCCGACGGCCGCGCCATCACCGATTCACCTCGGGTTCAGGCTTGGTAGAAGCCATCTGATCGACTTGCTGGATGTCCTGCAGGCCATCGGCGTCGATCATGTCATCCTGAATTTGAAGTACGGAGGCCGCGGCGCAGCCGAGGTCGTCGAGGAGCTTGGC